Proteins from a genomic interval of Quercus robur chromosome 9, dhQueRobu3.1, whole genome shotgun sequence:
- the LOC126699097 gene encoding uncharacterized protein LOC126699097, giving the protein MDDAKRRALIKSQAVKKRESGEEVPKASASVPKRKLTTKSDRPFKQPKVSLEPVVGLMAEGNKAVTPAKQGKGKGLMTVPDGKQERPPSLLRDDSKYALEKLSSIITAEDYEDLGNHSTEAMGETGLFAVAQSLVMMKGLLDRCLNRESTLDRVRAKAQQTEEELGQLQRWRSKMEKKLELSEQARKELEEKTATSLTVIENKDAEIKPLKEELRQAKVAAVEEYRCSESCLGELSDSFLQGFDDSLRQVKKAYPELDLTMVKLEDQAQTSALPVASENTEDLFGDGAAQGDGESAPSKDVPVAEEKKD; this is encoded by the exons atggatgACGCAAAGAGGAGAGCTTTGATCAAGtcccaagccgtcaagaagagggaatccggcgaggaGGTTCCTAAGGCGTCAGCTTCAGTCCCTAAAAGGAAACTGACGACAAAATCCGACCGTCCctttaagcaaccaaaggtctctcttgaacctgtggttggcttaatggctgagggtaacAAGGCCGTCACCCCAGCGAAGCAGGGGAAGGGTAAGGGATTGATGACGGTCCCAGacggtaagcaagagagacctccttcccttctccgtgatgactccaagtatgcattggagaagctgtcgtccatcatcacggcagaagactatgaagacctgggaaaccattcgacggaggccatgggggagacgggcctcttcgccgtcgctcag tccttggtcatgatgaagggactacttgaccggtgtctcaaccgtgagagtaccttggaccgggtgcgcgcgaaggcgcagcagacggaggaagagctcggacaactTCAGAGATGGAggtccaagatggagaagaagctggagctttctgagcaggcgaggaaggagctggaggagaagacggccACTTCGCTGACGGTCATAGAGAATAAAGACGCTGAGATCAAACCACTCAAAGAAGAGCTCCGTCAGGCTAAAGTGGCAGCCGTCGAGGAGTACCGATGCTCGGAGTCCTGTTTGGGCGAGCTGTCGGACTCCTTCCTCCAAGGCTTCGATGATTCcctccgtcaagtcaagaaggcttatccagagctggacttgacaatggtcaaacttgaggaccaagcccagacttctgccctccccgtcgcctccgaaaatacggaggacctttTTGGCGACGGTGCTGCTCAAGGAGACGGAGAGTCCGccccgtcgaaggatgtcccagttgctgaagaaaagaaagattga